From Xylocopilactobacillus apis, a single genomic window includes:
- the hisS gene encoding histidine--tRNA ligase: MLYRKPKGTNDILPEDAVFWQYLEDTAKEIASKFGYMEMRVPIFESLDLFQRSAGETSDVVSKEMYEFIDKGNRKMALRPEGTAGIVRAYIENKLYGPDYVKPVKVYYIGSMFRYERPQSGRSRQFNQFGVEAFGVEDARLDAETIAMGQELLKSLGINEFKVAINTLGDQESRKSYVAALVDYLTPFKEELSDDSKIRLEKNPLRILDSKDHHDQEIVASAPKISQYLTTSAKEYFEQVKSYLKLINIPFEIDEDLVRGLDYYNHTIFELIYTGSVFGKNPLTVLAGGRYNQLVEELGGPETPGVGFGMGEERVFEILQHDQELKERLQPTTDLFIIGVGDEAFKEIFVLTNQLRERGISVSYDYTGRSLKSQFKLSSRENASFTTVIGDEELKNKTCKIKKMIDGTEVEVPFDKITKEMLGEI, from the coding sequence TTGCTTTATCGAAAACCAAAAGGAACTAATGATATATTGCCTGAAGATGCTGTTTTTTGGCAGTATCTTGAAGACACGGCTAAAGAAATAGCATCAAAATTTGGCTATATGGAAATGAGAGTGCCAATATTTGAAAGTCTTGATCTTTTTCAAAGAAGTGCAGGAGAGACATCTGATGTAGTTTCTAAAGAAATGTATGAATTTATCGACAAAGGAAATCGAAAGATGGCGCTGAGGCCCGAAGGAACAGCGGGTATTGTTCGAGCATATATTGAAAACAAACTGTATGGTCCGGATTACGTTAAACCAGTTAAGGTTTATTATATTGGATCAATGTTTAGATATGAAAGGCCACAAAGCGGACGCAGCCGCCAATTTAATCAATTTGGCGTCGAGGCTTTTGGAGTTGAAGATGCACGCCTTGATGCAGAAACTATTGCAATGGGACAAGAACTTTTAAAAAGCTTGGGGATAAATGAATTTAAAGTTGCAATTAATACTTTAGGGGATCAAGAGTCTCGTAAATCATACGTTGCAGCGTTAGTCGATTACTTAACACCTTTTAAAGAAGAACTATCAGATGATTCAAAAATTAGATTGGAAAAGAACCCTTTGAGAATTCTCGATTCAAAGGATCACCATGATCAGGAAATTGTCGCATCTGCTCCAAAAATAAGTCAGTATCTAACAACAAGTGCCAAAGAATATTTTGAACAAGTAAAAAGTTACTTAAAATTAATTAATATTCCATTTGAAATTGATGAAGATTTAGTTCGGGGACTAGATTATTACAACCATACAATTTTTGAGTTAATCTATACCGGATCTGTATTTGGTAAAAATCCTCTTACTGTATTAGCCGGCGGTAGATATAACCAGTTAGTTGAAGAACTGGGAGGTCCAGAAACTCCGGGAGTTGGTTTTGGAATGGGAGAAGAGCGAGTCTTTGAAATTTTACAGCACGATCAAGAATTAAAAGAACGCCTGCAGCCAACCACTGATTTATTTATTATTGGAGTAGGGGACGAAGCATTTAAAGAAATTTTTGTTTTAACGAATCAGCTGAGAGAACGGGGAATCTCGGTTTCATATGACTACACAGGCCGTTCATTAAAATCTCAATTTAAATTATCCAGTCGAGAGAATGCGTCATTTACTACGGTAATTGGTGATGAAGAGTTAAAAAACAAAACTTGTAAAATTAAAAAAATGATTGATGGAACGGAAGTTGAAGTACCGTTTGATAAGATTACAAAAGAAATGTTAGGAGAAATATAA